A genome region from Bacteroidota bacterium includes the following:
- a CDS encoding T9SS type A sorting domain-containing protein, translating into MRKLLLNLCTLFLFLFLFGTNLHLSAQAPAIEWQQTYGGTEADFMNVALSTSDGGYFFAGDSYSSITGNKTENSNGATDFWVIKTDATGTIQWQNAIGGSAYDVLYDAHQTPDGGFIIGGYSSSGISGDKTESNLGEQDYWVLKLDNTGAITWQNSLRTNKNDMCTSIHPTADGGYIIGGFSAGGINGYKTTASKGLDDFWILKLDATGNILWQKSIGGSGSDLLVTLRQTTDGGYIVGGSSISNLSGDKTENSNGAYDYWILKLNATGNIVWQNTIGGSDMDALSDVIQTSDGGYLIGGYSSSGITGDKTEANLGSDDYWILKLDDLGNITWQNTIGGSARDVLTGLHQTADNGYIINGYTPTGISGDKTEGTYGGFSYGDYWVIKVDETGNIIWQKTIGGNGEDLSGGLDINADGSIIISGTSMSPVSGNKTTPFYGIADFWAIKLETDCIAEDEICNGIDDDCNGMVDDDIAMFAVAYPDGATSVCQGNTVLLISEYSGDDVQWTRNGSNIPGATADTYVANKTGMYAVTTSSACGSVSSGPVVVTVNKNPNAGITAIGPTSFCPGGSVTLTEAPIAGCVYQWYKGGAPIVGATGLNYVATTSGNYRCGVTKVATGCYKNSNVIAVNATCKEGIMNNNDLVIYPNPATSLITLESTDANPKTVTITDGIGSVIMEFETNEMLIEINIENLPSGIYYINCHAENNISSNKFIKI; encoded by the coding sequence ATGCGTAAATTGCTCCTCAACCTTTGTACTTTATTTTTATTCCTTTTCCTTTTTGGAACGAACCTTCATTTATCCGCTCAAGCACCCGCCATTGAATGGCAGCAAACCTACGGCGGAACCGAAGCCGATTTTATGAACGTTGCTCTCAGCACATCAGATGGCGGTTACTTTTTTGCAGGCGATTCTTATTCTTCGATTACCGGAAATAAAACAGAAAACTCGAATGGCGCTACCGATTTTTGGGTAATTAAAACTGATGCCACGGGAACAATCCAATGGCAAAATGCAATCGGCGGTTCTGCTTACGATGTATTATACGATGCACATCAAACACCGGATGGCGGATTTATTATTGGTGGATATTCCAGTTCCGGAATTTCAGGTGATAAAACTGAAAGCAATTTGGGTGAACAGGATTATTGGGTTTTAAAACTCGATAATACCGGTGCAATTACTTGGCAAAATTCACTGCGGACAAATAAAAATGATATGTGTACTTCGATACATCCTACCGCTGATGGTGGGTATATTATCGGCGGATTTTCTGCGGGTGGAATTAATGGCTATAAAACTACAGCAAGCAAGGGATTGGATGATTTTTGGATTTTAAAACTGGATGCAACAGGTAATATACTCTGGCAAAAATCAATCGGCGGAAGCGGAAGCGATTTATTGGTTACACTGCGCCAAACTACTGATGGTGGCTATATTGTAGGCGGTTCATCCATTTCAAATTTATCGGGTGATAAAACAGAAAACAGCAACGGTGCTTATGATTATTGGATATTGAAATTAAATGCAACCGGAAATATTGTATGGCAAAATACCATCGGTGGCAGTGATATGGATGCGTTGAGTGATGTAATTCAGACATCAGATGGTGGTTATTTAATTGGCGGATATTCATCATCCGGAATTACAGGCGATAAAACTGAAGCAAATTTAGGGTCCGATGATTATTGGATTTTAAAATTGGATGATTTAGGCAATATCACCTGGCAAAATACCATTGGTGGATCTGCACGTGATGTGCTAACCGGATTACATCAAACAGCAGATAACGGTTATATCATAAATGGATATACACCTACAGGCATTTCCGGTGATAAAACAGAAGGAACTTATGGTGGATTTTCGTACGGCGATTACTGGGTAATTAAAGTTGATGAAACCGGTAATATCATCTGGCAAAAAACAATTGGCGGAAATGGTGAAGATTTAAGTGGTGGATTAGATATAAATGCAGACGGCTCGATTATTATTTCAGGAACTTCTATGTCGCCTGTGTCAGGAAATAAAACAACGCCATTTTATGGTATTGCCGATTTTTGGGCAATTAAACTGGAAACGGATTGTATTGCGGAAGATGAAATATGTAATGGCATCGACGACGATTGTAACGGAATGGTAGATGATGATATTGCGATGTTCGCAGTGGCTTATCCTGATGGAGCGACAAGTGTTTGTCAGGGAAATACTGTTTTATTGATTTCGGAATACAGTGGCGATGATGTACAATGGACGCGCAACGGCTCCAATATTCCGGGCGCAACTGCTGATACCTATGTTGCAAATAAAACGGGTATGTATGCGGTTACTACCAGCAGCGCATGTGGTTCTGTTTCTTCCGGTCCGGTGGTGGTTACGGTAAATAAAAATCCAAATGCAGGAATAACTGCAATCGGACCAACTTCCTTTTGTCCCGGTGGCAGCGTAACATTAACTGAAGCGCCTATTGCAGGTTGTGTGTATCAATGGTATAAAGGTGGTGCTCCCATTGTTGGTGCTACAGGATTAAATTATGTTGCAACTACTTCAGGAAATTACAGATGTGGTGTTACAAAAGTTGCAACCGGATGTTATAAAAATTCAAATGTAATTGCGGTAAATGCAACTTGTAAAGAAGGAATAATGAATAATAATGATTTGGTAATTTACCCAAATCCTGCTACTTCATTAATTACTTTGGAATCTACCGATGCAAATCCTAAAACAGTAACAATTACCGATGGAATTGGCAGCGTGATAATGGAATTTGAAACAAATGAAATGTTAATTGAAATTAATATTGAAAATTTACCTTCCGGTATTTATTATATTAATTGTCATGCAGAAAATAATATTTCTTCCAATAAATTTATTAAAATTTAA
- a CDS encoding T9SS type A sorting domain-containing protein translates to MRNKIYFIIFLVGCSFLNKNVHAQLCNDIPIVVVDNQFILEATDVISYGDSMITFQLTNNHATDYFAYPQAKLIPITPLPAGMSLAPVNLNWMVFASAWNIGVTVPVHIYYDVTESIPVNYEVTFQLWVNNLIPVTDSCYFENNYVVNLNPETNAIQNIGNTTNVQVYPNPISAGDWIRFDASASTPQKTTYILYNLIGDIIASGSTNTNSIATTGITNGYYFLQLQQENKLPFYSTITIQ, encoded by the coding sequence ATGCGCAATAAAATATACTTCATTATTTTTTTGGTTGGATGTTCATTCCTGAATAAAAATGTTCATGCACAATTATGTAACGACATTCCAATTGTTGTTGTAGATAATCAGTTTATTTTAGAGGCAACTGATGTAATTAGTTATGGTGATTCAATGATTACATTTCAATTAACAAATAATCATGCTACTGATTATTTCGCTTATCCCCAGGCTAAATTAATTCCCATTACACCACTGCCTGCAGGAATGAGTTTAGCCCCGGTAAATTTAAACTGGATGGTATTTGCTTCAGCATGGAATATTGGTGTTACCGTACCGGTACATATTTATTACGATGTTACCGAATCTATACCTGTAAATTATGAAGTTACTTTTCAATTATGGGTGAATAATTTAATTCCGGTTACCGATTCCTGTTATTTTGAAAATAATTATGTTGTTAATTTAAATCCTGAAACAAATGCCATCCAAAATATCGGCAATACAACAAATGTTCAGGTTTATCCAAACCCAATATCAGCGGGCGATTGGATACGTTTCGATGCAAGTGCATCTACCCCCCAAAAAACTACTTACATTTTATATAATCTGATTGGAGATATTATTGCTTCCGGCAGTACAAATACGAATTCAATTGCAACAACCGGAATAACAAACGGATATTATTTTTTACAATTACAACAGGAAAATAAACTACCTTTTTATTCCACAATTACCATTCAATAA
- a CDS encoding TonB-dependent receptor, with translation MRKILSVLCLVLAAFFVDAQTATLSGKVTDAGTGETLPGVNIILTGTTMGAISDFDGIYTISGIPAGEYNIQFTYIGYEKTLFTAQKFTEGEQKKLDVKLKTTVLTFDDAVVIYGDKPLVDVEDAKTSTTLTSKEIDLQPVRQIQSVVNMQTGVVQSADGVHIRGGRSYETGFYIDDVSARDPLSGTGFGIDIGTNSIAKIDVTTGGAGVEYGNATAGIVNTQTKSGDEKFEFNAGYKRDNFGFNETAGSTWNQQVMELGMGGPLAFKKKLTFYTTLKTNFSDTFIPNSPNGAGAAAEQVVSSLYPNTQWSPYQDNRWAGMLKLDYKFDPKRRLSFTYLKSITINQDYNMLRVTGNDVSFNPGYQFLFALQPDNANTYTHDTNLETIKWSQTVSNTLSYQITASRLYVKLRADANGAPWRPDVVNTEFDPESIVTYPATVFNPDDSIVFVNPGPGLYNNGGIATLWHDHYVLEYTIRASANIYSKDTRNKLFFGTELKPQEYQWIDITRPWIGAPIQLADGTYSQSYRLGDISDVWKVNPLSGALFISDKLKYLGLIAEAGLRLEYWFPGKFLDDAVADPTTTIADAFRDAYYNDSYGLGERRFKMRLLPKFSASFPIKENQVLFFNYGHSTVMPHPSYVYTGMDPYFADRSTLGFIGNPDLNPEVDIAYELGLKSSITSNDAINVTAFWKDKYDFITSSTVLIEDATGREVARTIRINSDYARVRGIEVAYLKRVQKWFSGSISLSYSIATGQSSSASEALGNILATGNSETSIETPLAWDSPIDAKTYLIFMLDNDKGAFGKTWINKMTFYTEAIYRTGKRYTPYELTGYEAISGRPIYEIVSDPVKRYSEIGASNFWLNITYKKWWDLKTTQLAFTFELTNVLNTLNTAIVNPVTGEAYAYGDPVPSEWRDPAFIDPRDPRSYGTPPDNPARYYEQRHLLLGLSWKF, from the coding sequence ATGAGGAAAATTTTATCTGTTTTATGTTTGGTTTTGGCAGCATTTTTTGTTGATGCTCAAACCGCAACTTTATCAGGTAAAGTTACCGATGCCGGCACCGGCGAAACCCTGCCCGGCGTTAATATTATTCTCACAGGAACTACAATGGGTGCCATTTCCGATTTTGATGGAATATATACCATCAGCGGCATTCCGGCCGGGGAATACAATATTCAGTTTACTTACATCGGTTACGAAAAAACGCTGTTTACTGCCCAGAAATTTACCGAAGGCGAACAAAAAAAGCTGGATGTAAAGCTGAAAACTACGGTGCTCACGTTTGATGATGCGGTGGTGATTTATGGCGACAAACCTCTGGTGGATGTAGAAGACGCCAAAACCAGCACCACGCTTACTTCCAAGGAAATTGACCTGCAACCTGTTCGCCAGATTCAAAGTGTGGTAAACATGCAAACCGGCGTTGTTCAAAGTGCTGATGGGGTGCATATTCGCGGTGGGAGGAGTTATGAAACAGGTTTTTATATTGATGATGTTTCTGCCCGTGACCCCTTGAGCGGAACGGGTTTCGGGATAGATATCGGAACAAATAGTATTGCCAAAATTGACGTAACTACCGGTGGTGCAGGTGTGGAATATGGTAACGCTACTGCAGGTATTGTAAATACACAAACCAAATCGGGCGACGAAAAATTTGAATTTAATGCAGGCTATAAACGCGATAATTTCGGATTTAACGAAACAGCCGGCAGCACCTGGAACCAACAGGTAATGGAGCTCGGAATGGGCGGTCCGCTTGCTTTTAAGAAGAAACTGACGTTTTATACTACACTAAAAACCAATTTCAGCGACACCTTTATTCCCAATTCTCCAAATGGTGCCGGCGCCGCTGCCGAGCAGGTGGTTTCATCTTTATATCCCAATACACAATGGTCGCCATACCAGGATAACCGCTGGGCGGGCATGTTGAAGTTGGATTACAAATTTGACCCCAAGCGCCGACTCAGTTTCACGTATTTAAAAAGTATCACCATTAATCAGGATTATAACATGTTGCGCGTTACCGGAAACGATGTGAGTTTTAATCCCGGATATCAATTCCTGTTTGCCTTACAGCCCGATAATGCCAATACTTATACCCACGATACCAATCTCGAAACCATAAAATGGAGCCAGACTGTCAGCAATACGCTGAGTTACCAGATTACCGCTTCCCGTTTATATGTAAAACTACGTGCAGATGCCAACGGTGCTCCATGGCGACCTGATGTGGTGAATACCGAGTTTGACCCGGAAAGTATTGTCACCTACCCTGCTACGGTTTTTAACCCTGACGACAGTATTGTTTTTGTAAATCCCGGTCCTGGTTTATACAATAATGGCGGTATTGCAACATTATGGCACGACCATTATGTGTTGGAATATACCATTCGTGCTTCAGCAAATATTTATTCGAAAGACACGCGCAATAAATTATTTTTCGGAACAGAATTAAAACCACAGGAGTATCAGTGGATCGATATTACACGTCCTTGGATAGGCGCACCGATTCAATTAGCCGATGGCACTTATTCGCAATCATATCGTTTGGGTGATATCAGTGATGTATGGAAAGTAAATCCACTTTCAGGTGCTTTATTTATTTCCGATAAATTAAAATATTTAGGATTAATTGCAGAAGCCGGTTTACGACTCGAATATTGGTTTCCGGGGAAATTTTTGGATGATGCAGTTGCCGATCCGACGACTACAATTGCAGATGCTTTCAGAGATGCATATTACAACGATAGTTATGGTTTAGGTGAACGCAGATTTAAAATGCGTTTGTTACCGAAATTTTCAGCTTCGTTTCCAATTAAAGAAAATCAGGTATTGTTTTTTAATTACGGACACAGCACGGTAATGCCGCATCCCAGCTATGTTTACACGGGTATGGACCCATATTTTGCCGACCGTTCAACATTAGGTTTTATTGGCAATCCTGATTTAAATCCTGAGGTAGATATTGCGTATGAATTGGGATTAAAATCATCTATAACATCAAATGATGCCATTAATGTAACTGCATTCTGGAAAGATAAATATGATTTTATTACCTCCAGTACCGTATTAATTGAAGATGCTACAGGAAGAGAAGTTGCCAGAACAATAAGAATAAATTCAGATTATGCTCGTGTGCGTGGTATTGAGGTTGCTTATTTAAAACGTGTACAAAAATGGTTTAGCGGAAGTATTTCGTTAAGTTACAGTATTGCAACGGGCCAAAGCTCATCCGCATCAGAAGCATTGGGCAATATTTTAGCAACAGGAAATTCAGAAACATCAATTGAAACACCACTTGCATGGGATAGTCCGATTGATGCAAAAACATATTTAATTTTCATGCTCGATAATGATAAAGGTGCATTTGGAAAAACATGGATTAATAAAATGACCTTTTATACGGAAGCCATTTACAGAACCGGTAAACGCTATACACCTTACGAATTAACAGGATACGAAGCAATATCAGGCAGACCAATTTATGAAATTGTTTCTGATCCTGTAAAAAGATATTCTGAAATTGGCGCAAGTAATTTTTGGCTGAATATTACTTACAAAAAATGGTGGGATTTAAAGACGACACAACTGGCATTTACTTTTGAGCTGACGAATGTATTAAATACATTAAATACTGCAATTGTAAATCCGGTTACAGGCGAGGCATATGCCTACGGCGACCCGGTTCCGAGCGAATGGCGCGACCCTGCATTTATCGACCCGCGTGACCCCCGTTCATACGGAACTCCACCGGATAATCCTGCAAGATATTACGAACAACGTCACTTGTTATTAGGTTTAAGCTGGAAGTTTTAA
- a CDS encoding T9SS type A sorting domain-containing protein — MSKNSLCLLITIVLRCSASFTQATDVYYMRADIDEPWCCGWAPYADSNPLTLDAVFGAGFWSMAFYEYCDPYSIFNDNTCYVFMEGGESHTDYMEEFFNANQSLIEQWVYNGGSLFMNAAPNVGDGLSCGFGDVWLWYPYAWPGDVMNGPDALTHPIWNGPFTPLATEMWGPSYAHAYVTGSDLTPLIVDTYTPDEWVLSEKAWGLGHLFFGGMTTASWHWPNDECVNIRQNMHSYMYLMCGLLLSDGLTEFTAEAMNESAALRWNMQNLPQNGYFELARSQNGSDWETFAQINAETANAYSFIDENPITGKSYYRLSVVAEDGVTKESKIASFNAPVSFEIYPLPAHDHFVVVADGAESLTYTLSNLSGYPVKMDIHTGIGEALFKFSGLEPGLYLLQAEKNGVKTIRQIVIE; from the coding sequence ATGAGTAAGAATAGCCTCTGCTTGCTCATCACTATTGTATTAAGGTGCAGCGCAAGCTTTACCCAAGCAACCGACGTATATTACATGCGGGCCGACATAGATGAGCCCTGGTGTTGCGGATGGGCGCCTTATGCAGATTCCAATCCTCTTACATTAGATGCAGTTTTTGGCGCAGGTTTCTGGAGCATGGCCTTTTACGAATATTGCGACCCCTACTCCATTTTTAATGATAATACCTGTTATGTATTTATGGAAGGTGGTGAAAGTCATACCGATTACATGGAAGAATTTTTCAACGCAAACCAGTCGTTAATTGAACAATGGGTATATAATGGCGGAAGTTTATTTATGAACGCAGCACCAAATGTAGGCGACGGATTAAGCTGTGGTTTTGGAGATGTGTGGTTATGGTATCCTTACGCATGGCCGGGCGATGTAATGAATGGTCCCGATGCATTAACCCACCCAATTTGGAACGGACCCTTTACGCCTTTAGCCACCGAAATGTGGGGACCAAGTTATGCGCACGCCTACGTTACCGGCTCAGATTTAACACCTTTAATTGTAGATACTTATACCCCTGATGAATGGGTTTTATCAGAAAAAGCGTGGGGTCTTGGGCATTTATTTTTTGGTGGCATGACTACTGCATCATGGCACTGGCCAAATGATGAATGTGTCAATATTCGCCAGAATATGCATAGTTATATGTATTTGATGTGCGGCTTGTTGCTTTCAGACGGTTTAACGGAATTTACGGCCGAAGCAATGAACGAAAGTGCTGCACTTCGGTGGAATATGCAAAATTTACCTCAAAACGGCTATTTTGAATTAGCAAGATCGCAAAATGGCAGCGACTGGGAAACTTTTGCACAAATTAATGCTGAAACTGCTAATGCCTATTCCTTTATTGATGAAAACCCTATAACCGGTAAATCATATTATCGTTTATCAGTTGTTGCTGAAGATGGGGTTACAAAGGAAAGCAAAATTGCCTCTTTTAATGCACCTGTAAGTTTTGAAATTTACCCCTTGCCGGCACACGACCATTTTGTTGTAGTTGCAGATGGCGCTGAATCACTCACCTATACGTTGTCGAACTTAAGCGGCTATCCGGTTAAAATGGATATACATACCGGTATTGGAGAAGCGTTGTTCAAATTTTCGGGTTTAGAGCCGGGCTTATATCTTTTGCAGGCTGAAAAGAATGGGGTTAAAACGATCCGTCAGATAGTGATTGAATAG
- a CDS encoding zeta toxin family protein: MNDKKLYIIGGCNGAGKTTASFTILPEILDCKEFVNADEIAKGLSPFQPEKVSFEAGRIMLNRINELLFENKNFAFETTLSTKSYKSKIIDAKAKGYRVTLLFFWLQTVELAKERVKIRVSEGGHNIESKIIERRYVRGIQNLFDIYLPIVDGALFFDNSEGEHKLLAEKQIDGILNILNQEKFNLLKKHYDNN; this comes from the coding sequence ATGAATGATAAAAAACTTTACATAATTGGAGGTTGTAATGGTGCTGGCAAAACAACTGCATCATTTACTATTTTACCGGAAATTTTGGATTGTAAAGAATTTGTCAATGCCGATGAAATTGCAAAAGGATTATCACCGTTTCAACCGGAAAAAGTGTCTTTTGAGGCTGGACGCATAATGCTCAACCGAATCAATGAATTACTTTTCGAAAATAAAAACTTTGCTTTTGAAACAACCTTATCAACCAAAAGTTATAAAAGTAAAATCATCGACGCTAAGGCAAAGGGTTATCGTGTTACATTGTTATTTTTTTGGCTTCAAACCGTTGAATTAGCAAAAGAAAGAGTAAAAATAAGAGTTTCAGAAGGTGGACATAATATTGAATCTAAAATAATTGAAAGAAGATATGTAAGAGGAATTCAAAATCTATTTGACATTTATCTTCCAATTGTTGATGGCGCTTTATTTTTTGACAATTCGGAAGGAGAACACAAGCTTTTAGCGGAAAAACAAATTGATGGTATACTTAATATTTTAAATCAGGAGAAATTTAACCTCTTAAAAAAACATTATGACAACAATTGA
- a CDS encoding glycosyl hydrolase, with translation MRYHSFKNQLLGLFLLAGCSFQAAAQTAITASTFSAIEGRHIGPARTSGRIAAIDAVNSNPNIVYVGAAGGGLWKSKNQGTTFKPIFDDYTQCIGAICIDQKHPDTVWVGTGEPWVRNSVSVGTGIYKTTNGGQKFEFMGLPNSERISKIIVDPNNSNTAYVAVQGALWSDSEERGVYKTTDGGKTWVKTLYVNPSTGCASMAMDPKNPSVLYAAMWDHRRTAYDFRSGGPGSALYKSTDGGANWVKLSAGLPNETLGRIAIAVSPVAPYAVYALVESKKSALYKSVDNGANWLKMSEQTAMGERPFYFSYISPDPVEADRVYKPGFGLLVSNDGGKIFQGASVEGGAYHSDLHAFYVSPLDNRLMYLGTDGGVYISRDKGNTWSHCENLPVAQFYHVSVDMNTPYNVYGGLQDNGSWKAPSSRPGGIQNADWETIGFGDGFNAFADKTDNNIVYWQYQGGKIYRSNLKTGESKFIKPFPDASTEDLRYNWNAAVVFGKKSGWLYVGSQYLFRSKDKGDRWQPISPDLSTDDPKRQQQEKSGGLTADNTSAENNTTIFAISESPLDENIIWAGTDDGNLQVTTDGGKTWSLVNANIPGVPAFAFVTGIETDNFDKGGAYVTFDAHRNGDMKPYVFYTSDFGKTWKSLVNESVKGYCHVIKQDLVNRNLLFLGTEFGLYASIDKGVTWFALNSNIPQVGVFDMVIHPRDNDLILATHGRGIIIIDDITILRNFTLDILDKDVAFLPTRPYYLPQGGITQDFPGDDEFVGENPNGSAVVAYYLKKRHMVGDMYIRIYDSKGNFVKQQPAGTRKGINIVRIQTMMPPPKVPVSPNVLGEAAFGPDMEPGTYRIDLIKGTDSFSTQLTIRGNAALTHSEADKALRRETLMKAYHLLEELAYVDNQVLEIRDQTRALADSVKNKGLRANSMKYAAQMDVLHEKISATQPGEGGITGQVRLREKIAEIYMSVGGYEGKPTDVQITALELYAKEVEKLQNEIKRVSKWRPAELQCCDYSVKIASCGVDGSGYVFEVEVNHFCCRGVSNSRLCCRGVSNSRRHPGLLTAWASKVNSETFVADAVLRSSRQSWPTGFELKLISGFHLHESSRRSGDRATAWASKVDYKTFVADAVLRLNRQSWPAGFELNLMCRFHFHSSCCLSVDRPTAS, from the coding sequence ATGAGATACCACTCGTTTAAAAATCAACTTTTAGGCCTGTTTTTGTTGGCAGGATGTAGTTTTCAGGCAGCAGCTCAAACAGCGATAACTGCTTCAACTTTTAGTGCTATTGAGGGCAGGCATATCGGGCCGGCGCGGACGAGTGGAAGGATTGCAGCTATTGATGCTGTGAACAGTAATCCGAATATTGTTTATGTGGGTGCAGCCGGTGGAGGTTTATGGAAATCGAAAAATCAGGGAACAACATTTAAGCCCATTTTTGATGATTATACGCAGTGTATCGGTGCAATTTGTATCGACCAGAAACATCCTGACACTGTTTGGGTAGGCACCGGTGAACCATGGGTGCGCAATAGCGTGAGTGTTGGAACCGGTATTTATAAAACAACAAATGGTGGTCAAAAGTTTGAATTTATGGGATTGCCGAACAGCGAACGCATTTCCAAAATCATCGTTGATCCGAACAATAGCAATACAGCTTACGTGGCAGTTCAAGGTGCCCTATGGAGCGATAGTGAAGAACGTGGTGTTTACAAAACAACCGATGGTGGTAAAACCTGGGTTAAAACATTATATGTGAATCCCTCCACCGGATGCGCCAGTATGGCAATGGATCCGAAAAATCCTTCCGTATTGTATGCCGCCATGTGGGATCATCGCCGAACAGCTTACGACTTCCGTTCAGGTGGTCCGGGAAGTGCTTTATATAAATCAACCGATGGTGGTGCCAACTGGGTAAAACTCAGCGCAGGTTTACCTAACGAAACGCTTGGACGTATAGCAATTGCCGTATCACCGGTTGCGCCTTATGCTGTTTATGCCTTGGTAGAATCGAAAAAATCTGCCTTATATAAATCTGTAGATAACGGCGCTAACTGGTTGAAAATGAGCGAACAAACTGCAATGGGTGAACGACCTTTCTACTTTAGTTATATTAGCCCCGACCCTGTTGAAGCTGATCGTGTTTACAAGCCCGGCTTCGGCTTATTGGTAAGTAATGATGGGGGCAAGATATTCCAGGGTGCTTCCGTAGAAGGTGGTGCTTACCATAGCGACTTGCACGCTTTTTATGTGAGTCCGCTCGATAACAGATTGATGTATTTAGGAACCGATGGTGGTGTGTATATCAGTCGCGACAAGGGTAATACCTGGAGCCACTGTGAAAATTTGCCGGTTGCGCAGTTTTACCATGTGAGCGTGGACATGAATACACCTTACAATGTGTATGGCGGATTGCAGGATAACGGCAGCTGGAAAGCGCCAAGCAGTCGCCCGGGTGGCATTCAGAATGCCGATTGGGAAACCATTGGTTTTGGTGACGGCTTTAATGCTTTCGCAGATAAAACCGACAATAATATTGTTTACTGGCAGTATCAGGGTGGCAAAATTTACAGAAGTAACCTGAAAACAGGTGAAAGTAAATTCATTAAACCATTTCCGGATGCCAGCACAGAAGATTTGCGTTATAACTGGAATGCAGCCGTTGTTTTCGGCAAAAAGTCGGGATGGCTGTATGTGGGTTCCCAGTATTTATTCCGCTCTAAAGACAAAGGTGATAGATGGCAGCCGATTTCACCGGATTTGAGTACCGATGACCCTAAACGTCAGCAACAGGAAAAAAGCGGTGGTTTAACTGCCGACAATACCTCAGCCGAGAACAATACTACCATATTTGCCATCAGCGAATCACCACTTGATGAAAACATCATTTGGGCAGGAACTGATGATGGCAATTTACAGGTAACTACCGATGGCGGCAAAACCTGGAGTCTGGTGAATGCGAATATTCCCGGTGTACCCGCGTTTGCATTTGTAACCGGAATCGAGACCGATAATTTCGATAAAGGTGGTGCTTACGTAACGTTTGACGCACATCGCAATGGCGACATGAAACCATATGTGTTCTACACCAGTGATTTCGGTAAGACATGGAAAAGCCTTGTAAATGAATCAGTTAAGGGTTACTGTCACGTTATTAAACAAGACCTCGTTAACCGCAATTTGTTGTTTTTAGGAACCGAGTTCGGGTTATACGCCAGTATCGATAAAGGTGTTACCTGGTTTGCTTTAAACAGCAATATTCCACAGGTTGGTGTGTTCGATATGGTGATACACCCGAGAGACAATGACCTGATTTTAGCTACTCATGGTCGTGGAATTATTATCATTGACGATATCACTATCCTGCGCAATTTCACGCTTGATATATTGGATAAAGATGTTGCCTTTTTACCAACACGTCCATACTATCTACCTCAGGGCGGTATCACTCAGGATTTCCCCGGCGACGACGAGTTTGTCGGCGAGAACCCGAATGGCAGCGCAGTGGTAGCCTATTACCTGAAAAAACGCCATATGGTTGGCGATATGTATATCCGAATTTACGATAGCAAAGGCAATTTTGTGAAACAACAACCTGCCGGAACCCGCAAAGGGATAAATATCGTGCGCATCCAAACCATGATGCCGCCACCAAAAGTTCCCGTATCACCAAATGTGCTTGGAGAAGCTGCTTTTGGTCCCGACATGGAACCCGGAACCTATCGTATCGACCTGATTAAAGGAACGGATAGTTTTTCAACACAATTAACAATACGCGGTAATGCTGCATTAACCCATAGTGAAGCCGATAAAGCCTTGCGCAGGGAAACGCTGATGAAAGCTTACCATTTGCTTGAGGAGCTGGCTTATGTAGACAACCAGGTATTGGAAATTCGTGATCAAACGCGTGCTTTGGCCGATAGTGTTAAAAACAAGGGCTTGCGCGCTAATTCGATGAAATATGCTGCTCAAATGGATGTTTTACACGAAAAAATATCCGCCACCCAACCAGGAGAAGGTGGTATTACCGGTCAGGTGCGCTTAAGGGAAAAAATTGCCGAAATATACATGTCAGTCGGCGGTTACGAAGGTAAACCTACTGATGTTCAAATAACAGCACTTGAGTTGTATGCCAAAGAAGTAGAAAAACTACAAAACGAAATCAAACGCGTTAGTAAATGGCGACCTGCAGAATTACAATGCTGCGATTATTCGGTCAAAATTGCCTCCTGTGGTGTTGACGGATCGGGATACGTTTTTGAAGTCGAAGTAAACCACTTCTGTTGTCGTGGAGTTTCTAACTCCAGGCTGTGTTGTCGTGGAGTTTCCAACTCCAGACGCCACCCCGGTCTCCTGACCGCGTGGGCTTCGAAAGTTAATTCTGAGACTTTTGTCGCAGACGCTGTTTTGAGGTCGAGTCGACAGTCGTGGCCAACAGGTTTTGAGTTGAAGTTAATAAGTGGATTTCATTTGCATGAGTCGAGTCGCCGGTCGGGAGACCGGGCGACAGCGTGGGCTTCGAAAGTTGATTACAAGACTTTTGTCGCAGACGCTGTTTTGAGGTTGAATCGACAGTCGTGGCCAGCGGGTTTTGAGTTGAATTTAATGTGTCGATTTCATTTTCATTCATCGTGTTGCCTTTCGGTTGACCGGCCGACAGCATCCTAG